In the genome of Arachis stenosperma cultivar V10309 chromosome 6, arast.V10309.gnm1.PFL2, whole genome shotgun sequence, the window agttttactctttttaaatttaagttaaatttttaattcaaattaaataactttaatcttaaaaaatattttagtcttttagaattaataacaaaaaatatgtttgcttttttaAACCTTTTATAATAATGTTATAAtagtcttttttttaaaatattataatagtttaatatgAGTAATATTAATCCAAAAATATAATGAGCTTTTAAAATGGcccaaattaaaataataatcttgatccaaataaattttaaataaaaagaacaaaaaataaatataagtatTAACTTTTGTTTAactctttaaaaataaatataagtgTGAACTTGGTTTACATTAAGAGGTTATCTAGGACAAAAGTATAATATTGGGTTGAAAACCTTTATGTCATATCTAAAATAAGGCCAATTGTAAAAAACATAAATTAGGTCTGTGGcctaataaaaaaatgaatggtCAATTTGAAGATTATATGATATATAGTATAGTACTTTTCTAAcaattaaatattttcaaaaaattccaACAAACTTTTAGAAAAAATACTCTCTATGGCATAATAAACATTTAGTAAGTATGTCATTTTGTTTTATTAGCAAAGATAGatagtaaaattataaattattactTGTAAATTATTTAGAAGGAAAAAAGGTGCTAAAGATATAAACTTTTAAAACACAAactaattaatgtaaaaaaaaaacaaaaaaaaaataagtagtTGTAATACGTGAAGAAAATAAGTTGTTCTCAAtcgaaaagaataaaaaattccttaaaaagtatttattaaattattatcctttatatattatgtacttcttatgtatttttattataaaaaaattacaacaaataaaaaaataatctatataTTACATTATATTCAATGTCTTAAAATCttaagggaaaaaaaagaagagaaaccaaaattatggagaagagaaaaagagaaaccAAAATTATGGAGAAGAGAAAAGTAACAAATActttcaaattataaaatatttatttaaatattaataaaaaggcaaaaatattttttttgctgTTGACGTTGTTTAAAtgcatcaaaaaattaaaaaaaaaatttcaaaatacgGTCAATCGCTTTTTCAATAAAGCCAATGAGATAGTGAAAAAATTCTTATGTTTTAAATGAGCCAATCTAATGAATACTTTTAGAGTTGAAAATAaagttttctatttttcatgtCAAAGAGTACTTAATAGTTTTATAATAATAGTAAGAGGAGTGTTAGCTACTATTAATAGAACAATAAATGTGATAGttgcattatatatatattttttcaccAGCTTTCTTTCGTACTATTacctaaattatttttatactaatttttttataataaaagtatataaaaaatacataatatataaaggataataattcaataaatatatttcaaaaagtttttcattcttttcaaaTGATAATAACTTATTTTCTTCATGTACCACAACAACTttttttcttcgtttttttatatattaattagttTGTGTTTTAAAGGCTTATATCTTTAGCACTTTTTTCCTTCTAAATACTTTACaagtaaaaatttataattttactatCTATCTTTGCTAATAAAACAAAATGACATACCTACTAAATGTTTATTATGCCATAgagagtattttttttttctaaaaattagttagaattctttaaaaatatttaattgttTGAAGGGTACTATACTatataggtttaattattttactgGTCTCTatagttttgcaaaattttcaattaggtccctatattttttttaattgagtttttacactaaattatttttctaatttggtccctacacttttttttccttttatttaggtccctttactaatttttttagttgggtTCTTATAAAATTAAGTCGATTACTACTAAGAGGGACttaattggaaaaaaaatttggcGCAAGAcccaattaaaataaaaaaagtttaggaatctaatttaaaaatttcacgAAATTATAGAGACCaaaaagtaattaaacctaCTATATATCATATAATCCTCAAATTGACTATTCGTTTTTTTATTAGGCCACATAACTAATTTACGTTTTTTACAATTGATCACCTTATTTTAGATATGACATATAAGTTTTCCACCCAATATTATGCTTTTGTCCTAGATAACCTCTTAATGTAAACCAAGTTCACactcatatttatttttaaagagtTAAAACAAAAGTTAAcacttatatttattttgtgttctttttatttaaaatttgtttggATCAAGATTATTATTTCAATTTGGACCATTTTAAAAGCCCATTATATTTTTGGATTAATATTACTcatattaaactattataacatttaaaaaaaaagactaTTATAACATTATTATAAAAGGTTTAACAAATTGAAAAATCAAACATATTTTttgatattaattttaaaaaactaaaatattttttaagattaaagttatttaatttgaattagaaatttaatttaaatttaaaaagagtaaaactaaaaaattatatttaaatttaaaaggttaaaattatctttttaaaaattaattttaaaattataaaatatttatttaaatattaataaaaaggCAAAAATACTTTAATGTCCAAAGTTGGCAAGATAACACTAGATTATGTGTATGTATTTTGTTGATCCCCCTATTGGTTTGATTTGTGTTTCTGGTAGAACTTTTTGCTGGTAGTGATTTTCTTTTGAGGTTCAAACATAATCTAATTATACACAAAACTCCATGATTGCTCAAAGTTCCCACATGCTTAGTAATTGTGGATTTGAATTTGTAAAAAAAGAAACACATGATACAAAACGTTTTGGTTTTTAAAACTGAATGGATAATTGAACTGATAGAATTAGAGGTTTAATAGTTTAAAGTTTGATCGAAGTTAAACCAAACATAATACAATAATGTATTTTAAACTGATTAATTGTTGAAAAATTGCACAAGttaaatttaataactaatGAATCAGATTACAACGATAATATGtataaaatacaaatacaagATCTAAGATCCTCGTACTAAGATTTTATCGAAAGTGAAAACTAATCAGATTTAAGTGTTTGATCACCTAGTGtatgatataaaaaaataaacttatATTAGTACAATTTACAAAGAATTgtataattattcaaaaattatagttatacaataaataaataaaaaaatctgaGAACCTGAatgaatgaaaaataataaactttttCAGCACTTCCTTCTTCTAAGATTTTATTGACTCGTATATATAGCACGAGAGAgtcaaagatttttttaaaacttttttttttggttatcaCAGTAGACATAAACTATTAGTCAagagttaaaataaaaaaagtttacatattaaaaaaacaCTCAAGTTTTACTAGCATTGTCTACAATATTTCTCCACTCGACATGATAAGGACTAATTCGTTATAAATCTGAACTCCATTTAATAATCTGTCGTTGGCTAATGaattgctgcatgcacaagacAGAATTTAAACCCATGTCACTTACTTAAGTGAACAAGTGAGTTGACCATTCGACTAACTAAAATTAGTTAacctttatatattattattagaaataaCCATTTTTGACCATGAAAGATTCAAACTCTGACAAAACTaaccataaaaaattaaaactgaagTTATATCCATATGGGATAAATTTTGTTCGTAAAAAATGACCAATGATTAAATTTGTATTCATAATTCCGTAAATACTCGTCTCATTTCCTCatcattctttctttttattccATAACCACCACCTCACTTTTCTCCTCCGTGTAAAGAAGCTTTTATGCCATTCTTCTCTCTAGGACTTCTCCTCTTTTCACCGGTTATGATCTCTCCAGGTATCTCTCCCTCTCAAGACAGCAGAAATGCTCGAGAAAGAAAAGCCTGGAGCAACACATGTAGTGTAACGCCGTTCTCCTTGCCTACTCTGATCATCATCGCTTCTAGAGTCGCATTTGTGCCCCAGCCGCATACACCGCACATTTTGCAGCAAAGAGAAGCCACATTTACCAACGCTGGCCACATCAACTAATCTAATCCCTAGTCCCATCGAGCGTTCAAAACCTAATCTCTCATCATCCCACAATCACAGCAACCAGAAACACCATCAGAGGAGCCTCATCCCCAACGTAATCGAGCAGATGCATCCGTCTCGCCGCAAAGTTTCAACCAGAGCAAGAATCAATTAGAGCACCGACTGAGGTTCTCTTCGGTGGCCATCATCGTCAACCCCATCAGATCTATGTCAGCAAGTAGTGCGATAAAGAGTGAACTCGTCCTCATCGAAAGAGAGGCCCTGATTCCCAAAGATTAGGATTAATGTGGTAGAGTGAACTCGTcctcatttttatttttgttcgggttatggttttaaatttgtttttggTGCTAATTTTTGGGGAGGGTTTATTTCTCTATAGCTCTCCAATTGAGACTTGCATTGAAGCATTTGATTAACGTTGGTGTAGGGGCGATTGACGCCGATTATAGAAGACCAGTTGAGGTGATACTATTCAACTATTTGGATGTTGATTTTGTGGCTTGGTTTATGTAAATGGAAATAACTCTTCTGAGAAGAAGGCATGTATGTGGCTTAGAACCTTTAATTCCATCTAGGAGGTGTGGGAGCAGTGATAGACAGCAAAGGTAGCAGCAATGGAGGTGAAGACGAGGGAGAAAAAGGAAGGGGAGATGCAAGAAAAGTGCGAATGGCGGTGATTACGGaagaaatatgaaaaaaaaaaagaaaaaagttaaaGATATTTACGaaattataaacaaaaatttaattatttgtattttttacaaacaaaatctattattcttattattattattattcccaATTTAATTCCTATCAATGCAATGCACACCCAAAGTCTCACTTAATTTTATCCATTACACTTATCGTGTCTGCGTATTGAATATGACATTCGACTTTTCGGGTTTGATTTCAACTGTgtgtattaataaaaaataaattttttttccaaacaTACTTAAACACATCTAAATACTCTTACGTATCAACatattcaattttattcttaatatataattttaaaataaatttaaaaataatatatactattatttattaaaacaaaaatattttaaatattttatataattaaaataaaattaaaaaattaatttatattttaatattaataaatattaaaatattattaaaaaatattttatattttatatatatatatatatgacacaTATCCCATATGGAGTTCCGTGTCGACGTACATCGTAAATTACGAGAAAGAACTATGTTGAAAACAATTTTGCAAACAAAGCTATGTTCATTCTTATTAGCATGCATAAGTGCCACCTACCAACACCACCATATCACATATTTCTCTACCAACCAAGGTTTCTTGTGATGCAAGCAAAGCCTAGTACATAATTTTCATGTCTAAACTCTCAACTCACAAAAGCACTTCCTTGTTAAAGATCCAGCTGAACTTCACGCTATGCGACTTCTTCATGTTGCGTGCTCGCTCATCAGCACGCTCTTGCAGCCTCCTGATCCTCTGAGATAACCCACACACATAATCTTGTGCTCGTTTTCCCTCAGCCGTCAATCCTTCTAGCTTCTCCAATCTCCACCGTCCAACAAGGAACTCCAAGATATCAGCATAATCATTGGCCGTGTACACGCCCAATCGCTGCGCCACGGCGGAGAAGTGCTCGAACAACTTAGGGTCACTCCCATCGTACATCAAGTGTGCTGGCATTGTGATCTTTTTCTGCATCATGTCTCCTATTGCAACAACTGCATCACTGGGATCCACTTCTAGAAGCTTCTCAACAATCTTTTGATATGCGTTTTCGTGGCGCTTTTCATCTGCAGCTATGGTCCCACATATGCGAGCCAGCACAGGATCACCACCCTCCTTTGCTAGCCGGGCTGTGTTTCCATGTGACACGAAGGTGGCTCGTTCTTGAAATGAGGTGTACACAAACCCCAAATAAGGATTGTTTTCGGTTCCTGGATCCTGTCAAATTCAAACATAATCAAATTTGGaataatatcaataaataattttatttttttgataaaattaaataaaaaaatattatattttaactATATTTAATCTAATTCTTTTAGTTTAACATTTAactcattttttaaatattaattatttatcttttatgtaattattttggtaaaaattcaGATTCCGTTAACTTCACTTAAAGTTCTGCATGTGACTTTCCACAATTATTTGTCTTGACAAGTGTTTAAGTAAAACACTCAAATTGTAATTTTGATTTTGCCATTGTAAAAAtcgtatatattttttttgcaaaGTGAGAGCTAAAATTCTAAAAACGCTCTAGTTGATTAAAAAAAAGGTTAAGATATACATATTGAATACTAGAGCTTCAATTTTGAATAAAacattaatttattaatattttattcaaattttatctAATGATTCCAACTGTTTAAACAATTtcatttgtttaaattttttttatatctttcaATGAAATATACACTAAAATAGACAATAAAAGCACTATGTTATTAATAAAGTTCAAAATGAAACTAGTCACACAATTTTAAATATGAGTAATGCTagggccagcaatttttgtgattgttagccatcaactagtcatcaatgatgatttgatggtgtgagattggtgtgagatttcatccaatggctcctctgctggttacatgctggccaaaattcaataaaattactgcccctagacttttcctttcAATATATAAGCTTTTGTAGAATTAGCAACTTATATTTATGGAAAATAAtacttattaaaattataacttAACATTAATTTTGTACAGTAAATTAAACACTATTAAATGAAAGTTACTGAGATTTTATAGTAAATCACATCTCAGAACCTCAAATATcagataataattaaatttaattgaaattaaaagacTTATACCATGCCAGCTCCAATGAGGTATTGCACTGTTTTTTCGATCATCAACATATCAACCCGACCCGAAAGATACAAATAAGTTCTGAGCAAATCCCCATGTCTATTCTCTTCAGCCGTCCAAGCTCGAGTCCACACGGCCCACGGGTTTGGGCTTGACCCGATCTCGTCCCCAACCCCATCTAAGTTGTTAATCATGCTCTGATAAGTAGGTAGAGCATCCTCCGTGATCATATCACCCACCAACACAACAAAGTAATCATCCGGAATCTCCGCAGTGCGCTGCCGGAGATTCTTCACCTCATCGGTGAATTCATCTAAGGGTTGCGATGAGTCTGGCACCAAATTCTGTGGCTGCCAACATTGTTCTACTGGCTTCAGCATCGGTAGCACACATTCTGAGGCCCAGTTTTCCAGTGACTTGAAAATCTCGATCTTTTCTGGTGCCATGGAGTGGGTTTTCTGGGATTTCAAGGGAGGCGGTGCCGCAATGGCGGCCGCTCTTGGCAATGCCATGATGTGGCGGCCATACTTTTGAGCAGGTGAATGCCAGAAAGTTTGAGTGCGCAAGGAACTTatttgcatttgcatgttttttttttctcttgctTGAGGATGGAAATGGTGTTAGAGTGAGCAAGGTCATAAATATTTGTAGGAGAAATGTGCAGTAATGAACATCTCTTTTGTGATATTTCTGTGGGTAAATGAATCCTTGCACATTGgaaaaataaattgtgattaCTGATTAGATTTGGTTGGTTATTTTTGGTTTAGAAAATGTTGTCCATAATTAGAGGAAGTGCTGGTCCCACAAGGGAGGGTATTATCGACATTGAAGACAAACTATTTGTTTAGTAAGTTGCATTGAAAGTGCCAATAGAAATTGGTGGGGTTTGTAAAACAGGGGGTGCTGTGGTTTTGGTAGAATAGTTGGAGAGAAAGGATTGATTAATGATTCCTGTGGATTTTTAGGGGCCTTATAAATCTCCTTGTATTGTTTTACtaagttttttgtttttaattaaatttaaattttgttttttattagcTTACCACGAGACATTAATAAAGACCAtttttctagatttttttttcaaataaattacAATACACCTAAATACTTTAATCTTAGTGAaatttagtttatatttttaatttagtatcTAATGAGTTAGTTTTTTCACTTGTTGAGTTTGAGGACTGCGTTGAaatgattttctatttaataa includes:
- the LOC130935557 gene encoding stearoyl-[acyl-carrier-protein] 9-desaturase 6, chloroplastic-like, whose product is MQMQISSLRTQTFWHSPAQKYGRHIMALPRAAAIAAPPPLKSQKTHSMAPEKIEIFKSLENWASECVLPMLKPVEQCWQPQNLVPDSSQPLDEFTDEVKNLRQRTAEIPDDYFVVLVGDMITEDALPTYQSMINNLDGVGDEIGSSPNPWAVWTRAWTAEENRHGDLLRTYLYLSGRVDMLMIEKTVQYLIGAGMDPGTENNPYLGFVYTSFQERATFVSHGNTARLAKEGGDPVLARICGTIAADEKRHENAYQKIVEKLLEVDPSDAVVAIGDMMQKKITMPAHLMYDGSDPKLFEHFSAVAQRLGVYTANDYADILEFLVGRWRLEKLEGLTAEGKRAQDYVCGLSQRIRRLQERADERARNMKKSHSVKFSWIFNKEVLL